The genomic region CATTAAAGGTCTTTAAGAGCAGGCTTCGCATACGTGTAGAAGCCCTCAAGCTTCCTGGCAATCTGCTCACTCTTATTCTTCATGGCGATGCCGACTATCCTTTCCTTCTTCTTAGCGGAGTATTCGGCGGCCTGCATCAACAGCTTATATGATATTCCTCTTGCTCGCCGCATCGCCCATGCAGCGGCCTTCTTCATCCCGTAGGCCTCAAAAACGTAGGCCAAATACAAATGCGAATGATAATCAATGTTGCCCGTATCGGCCATCATGGTGGTAAAAAACCAGTACAGGCCGTTCTCGACGTCGCCTCCTAAAAAGTAAAACTCGCCGAGGCGCCTGCACAACACGCTCTTCACTTTACAGTTCCTTATGCCATCCAGGAGTATCTTTTTAGCCTCCTCGAAGTTACCCTTATCAAAGTGATACGTGGCTGCCCAGTAATAGGGCAGGTAAAAGTCGGGCATCCTACGCATCTCGCTCTCAAAAGTGAAGACCTCCAGCTTATCCACGTTGTTCGGGCTCTGGTAGTCCATGATGGCCTTCGAGAGGGCCGGGCTATCATTAACGTTCCGGGGGTCCTTCACGTCCTTCAGGCTCCCGTCAAACATGCCTGAAACGTCCACGCCCGGGCTTTCCTCGCCCTTACCCATCAACTTATCGAGAAGCCCCATGCATCCCACCTTTTTATAAAAGTACATCGAGCCATGAGTATTTATTTCTTTTCGAATCAACCTTTCAGTGCGTACAGCTTCCCGCCATCAGTCTTCGCATACACCGTGTCGTCAGGCCCTATATATACCTGCTCCCATCGGCTCCCGTCCCCTGAGCTATACGTGTATTTGAGCGTTCCATCCTTTCCGATGACGTAGAGCACAGGGGATGGCTGGCCGCCGCTATTGGATACCGTGTCGATACATACTATGTCCCTGCCAGGGTATATGAGGGGCGCGGCGCTGCTATTGAACTGCCGATTCCACTTGAGGGAGCCATACAGGTCAAGCGCATAAAGCGTCGCCAGGTCCTTACCAGAGTCTCCGATGACGTACACCGTGTCGTTGTAAACTGCAGGCGTGTAGCTCAGGTTGGCGTTATTAGTGACCACCGGGTTGAACTTGCCTATCATTTCGCCCCGCTCGTTCAGGACGTGGACGGTGCCCCATAGGTAGAAGAGGTATAGGCGGCTTTTCTCGTCTACCACCAGGCTGTACTGGCCCAGGTACGCCATCGAGTGGTCCCAGGTCTGGTTCCCGCTGGCGTCGACATGATACAATACTCCAGAATACTCGTCGTAGACGAGGACGCCCCCAATGCTCGCGGGCCTCAGCCTCATGCTGGCAGTATACTTCTCGCAATAGGAGGACCAGAGAGTGCCGCCATCAGGCGACATGCAGCACAGGTAAACCTCGGCGATGCGGCCCGGAGGGCGCATGAAAAAGTAGACGTTTCCGCTGCCATCCACAACCGGGTCTGAGACCACCAGGGAGGCGCTCCACTTCTCTTTTCCCGAGGCGTCGATGGCCGACAAAATGGCCCCCGATCTGAGGTAGATGGTGTCATCGGGGCCTATGAGCGGCGGATGGTCCATTCCCATGCCTGTCAGCGCTCTCACCGTCCCGTTCTCGTATATGGCGCTGAGGCCGCGGCCCATAGAATAGACGTAGAGCGTGCCGTTATAATATGCAGAGTATAGAACGTCTGGGTACCGGACGGCCCAGATGATGGAGCCTTTCGCATTCACCAGCGAAACGTTGGAGGCGCTTATGACGTAAAGGCTCTCGTTCGCCGGGTATATCTTTAATACCGGGTCGTCTCCCCCCATTTCCCAGTTGAGCGCCGCTCCCCCCAGCCTGTATGCCATGAGGGCTAGGGCGGATATGAAAATAATGATCGCCATAGCCGTGACTACCTTGACGAGCGTAGAGCCTTGCATTTTTAGGTTCCCCGGCGTTACAAAGCCAGTATTATGCGATAATAAAGCCCTAACTTAGATAAACCTTATGTCGTGTTGAGATAGAAAGCTACACTGCGAAAGGTATATGGCGTTCGATGGAGTTCTTTCATCGTCCGGCAGGTGAGCCATACGAGGGTTGCCATCTTTCACGATTACTTCAGCTTTATCGGTGGAGGGGAGAAGCTCGTGCTGACGCTTGCGCGCCACCTTGGAGCTGACGTCATAACGACTGACGTGGAGCGGGGACTCATCTCTAAGATGGGCTTTAGCGACGTGAACGTGCTCAGCCTAGGCTCCCTGGTAAAGGCCATGCCCCTGAAGCAGATACA from Methanocella conradii HZ254 harbors:
- a CDS encoding PQQ-binding-like beta-propeller repeat protein — protein: MQGSTLVKVVTAMAIIIFISALALMAYRLGGAALNWEMGGDDPVLKIYPANESLYVISASNVSLVNAKGSIIWAVRYPDVLYSAYYNGTLYVYSMGRGLSAIYENGTVRALTGMGMDHPPLIGPDDTIYLRSGAILSAIDASGKEKWSASLVVSDPVVDGSGNVYFFMRPPGRIAEVYLCCMSPDGGTLWSSYCEKYTASMRLRPASIGGVLVYDEYSGVLYHVDASGNQTWDHSMAYLGQYSLVVDEKSRLYLFYLWGTVHVLNERGEMIGKFNPVVTNNANLSYTPAVYNDTVYVIGDSGKDLATLYALDLYGSLKWNRQFNSSAAPLIYPGRDIVCIDTVSNSGGQPSPVLYVIGKDGTLKYTYSSGDGSRWEQVYIGPDDTVYAKTDGGKLYALKG